The window CCTGCGCGGGTGAACATGCCGATGATCGTCTGCACCTGCTCGGCCGAGTGCTCGGCGCACAGCGAGCAGCGCAGCAGCGTCATGTTCGCAGGGGTCGCCGGGGGACGCGCGAGGTTCACGTAGAGACCTTCGTGCAGCAGCGCTTCCCACATCATCGCGCCGCGCTCCAGATCGGGCATGACGACGGCGATGATCGCGCTCTGCGGCTCGGTAGTGCCGAGCTGGAAGCCCGCGTCGGTCAGGCCCTTGTGCAGCACCTTCGAGTTCGCCCACAGGTGCGCGCGCTTGTCGCCCGCGTTCATCAGCTTGCGCACCGAGGTCGCGGCGGTGGCGACGACGCTGGGCGGCAGGCTGGCGGTGAACACGTAAGGACGGCAGACCAGACGCATGATCTCGAACTTGGGGTGGTTCGAGACGCAGAAGCCGCCGACCGTACCGACCGACTTCGAGAACGTGCCGATCACGAAATCGACGTCATCGAGGCAGCCCTGATCCTCGGCCACGCCGCGCCCGTTGGGGCCGATGAAGCCCATCGAGTGGGCCTCGTCCACCAGCACCATCGCGCCGTACTTCTTGGCGACCGCGATCATCTCCTTGAGCGGGGCGATATCGCCCAGCATCGAATAGACGCCTTCGAGGATCACCAGCTTGCCCGCGCCTTCGGGAATGCGCTTGAGGCGCTTTTCCATGGCGTCGATGTCGTTGTGCTTGAACGGTACGATCTCGGCATCGCCCAGCTTGCAGCCGTCCCAGATCGAGGCGTGGCTGTCGATGTCGAGGACGATGTAGTCGCCCTTGCCCGCGATGGTCGAGATGATGCCCAGGTTCGCCTGGTAGCCGGTGGAGAACACCATGGCATGATCCATGGCGTAGAACTCGCAAAGCGCCTGCTCGACCGCCTTGTGGCCCGCATAAGTGCCGTTGAGCACGCGGCTGCCGGTGGTGCCCGCGCCGAAATCGTCGAGCGCGGCCTTGCCGGCGGCGATCACGTCCGCATCGAACGTCATGCCCATGTAGTTGTAGGTGCCCAGCAGGATCGTCTCGCGTCCGTTGCACATGGCGACGGTGGGGGAGACGACGCGCTCCATGACGAGGCCGAACGGATCGGTGA of the Novosphingobium sp. 9 genome contains:
- the spt gene encoding serine palmitoyltransferase, producing the protein MTETTETTESKDLFSKFDPLIQMRTDLLSTGVTDPFGLVMERVVSPTVAMCNGRETILLGTYNYMGMTFDADVIAAGKAALDDFGAGTTGSRVLNGTYAGHKAVEQALCEFYAMDHAMVFSTGYQANLGIISTIAGKGDYIVLDIDSHASIWDGCKLGDAEIVPFKHNDIDAMEKRLKRIPEGAGKLVILEGVYSMLGDIAPLKEMIAVAKKYGAMVLVDEAHSMGFIGPNGRGVAEDQGCLDDVDFVIGTFSKSVGTVGGFCVSNHPKFEIMRLVCRPYVFTASLPPSVVATAATSVRKLMNAGDKRAHLWANSKVLHKGLTDAGFQLGTTEPQSAIIAVVMPDLERGAMMWEALLHEGLYVNLARPPATPANMTLLRCSLCAEHSAEQVQTIIGMFTRAGKAVGII